In Thermodesulforhabdus norvegica, a single window of DNA contains:
- a CDS encoding chemotaxis protein CheD, producing the protein MGRIVVGVGDLAVSNKAEDEIITYSLGSCIGVVVYDPVARVGGILHYMLPESSIDPEKAKNNPAMFGDTGIPLLFKSCYSLGAKKQNMIVKVAGGGNILDENGVFNIGKRNYMILKKLFWRNNVRITAEHVGGSVNRTVRLDIATGRCILKVSGEGEFEF; encoded by the coding sequence ATGGGCAGAATAGTTGTCGGAGTTGGAGATCTGGCGGTAAGTAACAAAGCAGAGGACGAGATAATCACCTACTCCCTGGGATCGTGCATCGGGGTTGTCGTTTACGATCCGGTTGCCCGGGTGGGAGGCATACTGCATTATATGCTTCCCGAATCGTCTATCGATCCGGAAAAAGCAAAAAATAATCCCGCCATGTTCGGAGACACGGGGATACCCCTTCTGTTCAAGAGCTGCTACAGTCTGGGCGCAAAAAAGCAGAACATGATCGTAAAGGTAGCCGGCGGGGGTAACATCCTGGACGAAAACGGGGTATTCAACATAGGCAAGCGGAATTATATGATATTAAAGAAGTTATTCTGGAGGAATAACGTGCGCATTACGGCCGAACATGTTGGTGGAAGCGTAAATCGCACCGTTCGGCTCGATATAGCTACGGGTCGGTGTATTTTGAAGGTTTCAGGGGAGGGAGAATTTGAATTTTAA
- a CDS encoding protein phosphatase CheZ — translation MDEICELIEEIEKNLAEKADTDLIHDTIRKLKRSEELSAELGMVKLNSCASALRRFIQEQGDANPEAFQVAQFCVASLKEEILKGNKDVTDNLVTEVFTLLGMDKAEESDRADESIIDDIIESSSPAEAVDLSRLREILERGGAELVEPEEGSPYFAIRFPLRESEVKRLERIFGMSDPGENMNGEFSDPAMKELFLTLKEFMIAFSQGDLELAGETLNRLSRNQGQHELYNELGSIARKLHEALKNLGAALDPQIKEFVEDKLPDSGHRLEHILKITENAANITLDRLENLQSRRSSVDKVIKELEEAILFLYPLGEKAESQLEGIRMRIEKIKDLLGEDREDFTQILTAQDFQDLTGQIIMKVMNLLTELEQKLVELVETFGIRIKGRSKKEKDRTDELYGPAHEKKEGALRSQDEVDALLAEFGF, via the coding sequence ATGGACGAGATCTGTGAATTGATAGAAGAAATAGAAAAGAACCTTGCAGAAAAAGCGGATACCGATTTGATCCACGACACAATAAGAAAACTGAAAAGGTCGGAAGAATTATCCGCAGAACTCGGCATGGTGAAGCTGAACTCCTGTGCTTCTGCTTTGAGAAGATTCATTCAGGAACAGGGCGATGCAAACCCGGAAGCATTTCAGGTTGCACAGTTCTGCGTGGCAAGCCTGAAAGAGGAGATTCTGAAAGGAAACAAGGACGTTACCGATAATCTCGTGACGGAAGTTTTCACCCTTTTGGGCATGGATAAAGCTGAAGAATCCGACAGGGCCGACGAATCAATTATCGACGACATAATAGAATCGTCTTCGCCTGCAGAGGCCGTTGATCTTTCCCGCCTTAGAGAGATCTTAGAAAGGGGTGGTGCCGAACTGGTGGAACCCGAAGAGGGGTCGCCTTATTTTGCAATACGCTTCCCGCTAAGGGAATCGGAGGTCAAAAGGCTGGAACGCATTTTCGGCATGTCTGACCCGGGAGAAAACATGAACGGCGAGTTTTCAGATCCGGCGATGAAAGAGCTCTTTTTAACACTCAAAGAATTCATGATCGCTTTCTCACAGGGTGATCTGGAGCTTGCCGGAGAAACCCTTAACAGGCTATCCCGGAACCAGGGACAACACGAACTTTACAACGAACTGGGAAGTATTGCACGAAAGCTTCACGAAGCACTGAAAAACCTCGGAGCGGCTTTAGATCCTCAGATAAAAGAGTTCGTAGAGGATAAGCTTCCAGATTCGGGTCACAGGCTGGAACATATTTTAAAAATCACCGAAAATGCGGCAAATATTACGCTTGACCGACTTGAAAACCTTCAATCTCGCAGATCCTCGGTGGATAAGGTAATCAAGGAACTGGAAGAGGCAATCCTCTTTCTCTATCCGCTTGGAGAAAAGGCAGAATCACAGCTTGAAGGCATTCGCATGAGAATCGAAAAAATAAAAGATCTTCTGGGCGAAGACCGAGAAGACTTTACCCAGATTCTTACGGCTCAGGATTTTCAGGACCTCACGGGCCAGATCATAATGAAGGTTATGAACCTTCTCACAGAACTGGAACAGAAACTGGTGGAACTGGTCGAAACCTTTGGAATAAGAATAAAGGGAAGGTCTAAAAAAGAAAAAGACAGAACCGACGAACTTTACGGACCCGCTCACGAGAAGAAAGAGGGTGCTTTAAGGTCTCAGGACGAGGTGGACGCCCTTCTGGCCGAATTCGGATTCTGA
- a CDS encoding protein-glutamate methylesterase/protein-glutamine glutaminase, whose amino-acid sequence MGDQKKIRVLIVDDSAIVRKIFTHELSKYPDIEVVGTAPDPYIARDKIVKLKPDVITLDIEMPRMDGLTFLKKLMKYYPVPTIVVSSLTQKNSRMALDALEAGAVEVMAKPGGSYSVGDMSVQLAEKIRAASRIRMFPSQLPRKDKKEGDNLKVTSFALGKTTHKVIAIGASTGGTEAIKTVLTQLPPTTPGIVIVQHMPPKFTTSFAERLNDLCQIEVREAKDGDAVVPGLALIAPGNFHMVLKRSGARYYVEIKDGPMVCYQRPSVDVLFFSVARYAGSNAVGVLMTGMGKDGAQGLLAMKQAGARTIAQDEESCVVFGMPKEAIKLGAADYVVPLPKIPETIFKLLSEDENQERSIQNSQDIRRI is encoded by the coding sequence ATGGGCGATCAAAAAAAGATCAGGGTCTTAATCGTTGACGATTCCGCGATAGTTCGAAAGATTTTCACCCATGAACTTTCCAAGTATCCCGACATTGAGGTCGTAGGTACCGCCCCCGATCCCTACATAGCAAGAGACAAAATCGTAAAGTTAAAACCCGATGTCATAACTCTCGATATCGAAATGCCCCGCATGGACGGGCTTACCTTTTTGAAAAAACTAATGAAATATTACCCCGTACCGACAATTGTTGTCAGCTCTTTGACCCAAAAAAACAGCCGTATGGCCCTCGATGCCCTTGAGGCAGGTGCCGTAGAAGTGATGGCCAAACCGGGAGGATCTTACAGTGTCGGTGATATGAGCGTCCAGCTTGCCGAGAAAATTCGTGCCGCAAGCAGAATAAGGATGTTTCCTTCCCAGCTACCTCGAAAAGACAAAAAAGAAGGGGATAATCTTAAAGTCACTTCCTTTGCTTTGGGCAAAACAACTCACAAGGTAATTGCCATAGGCGCATCAACAGGCGGAACCGAAGCCATCAAAACCGTATTGACGCAGCTTCCACCGACAACCCCCGGAATTGTGATCGTACAGCATATGCCGCCCAAGTTCACAACTTCCTTCGCAGAACGCCTCAACGACCTGTGTCAGATTGAAGTAAGGGAGGCAAAAGACGGTGACGCCGTTGTTCCCGGTCTCGCTCTAATTGCTCCCGGCAATTTTCACATGGTTCTGAAGCGCAGTGGAGCAAGATATTACGTAGAAATAAAAGACGGACCTATGGTATGTTATCAGAGGCCTTCGGTGGACGTGCTGTTTTTTTCAGTAGCCCGATATGCGGGAAGCAATGCGGTAGGGGTTTTGATGACCGGGATGGGAAAAGACGGAGCTCAGGGCCTGCTTGCCATGAAACAGGCCGGAGCGAGAACAATAGCACAGGATGAGGAAAGCTGTGTCGTCTTCGGAATGCCCAAGGAGGCTATAAAACTCGGCGCCGCCGATTACGTCGTTCCACTTCCGAAAATACCGGAAACCATCTTCAAACTTCTCAGCGAAGACGAAAATCAAGAAAGGTCAATTCAGAATTCACAAGATATACGGAGGATTTAG
- a CDS encoding RlmE family RNA methyltransferase, protein MAQPRYQDHFFKRAKQEGYFSRAVYKLIEIDKKYGLIRKGMRVLDLGAAPGSWLQWTSRRVGSSGLVVGVDLQPVSGNFPENTIFVTGDVMDDSLINNIIERWAPFDIVLSDMAPFTTGNKYADSARSALLAERAIEVARLALGQGGHILLKIFQGSDFPAILSILKKEFASVKTVKPKASRKESKEVYILGMKKIIREV, encoded by the coding sequence ATGGCTCAACCCAGATATCAGGACCATTTTTTCAAGCGGGCAAAACAGGAAGGTTACTTCAGCCGGGCGGTATATAAGCTGATCGAAATAGATAAGAAATACGGGCTCATCCGAAAGGGGATGAGGGTTCTGGACCTGGGAGCCGCACCGGGATCCTGGCTTCAGTGGACTTCCAGGAGAGTAGGCTCTTCGGGTCTTGTCGTTGGAGTTGACCTTCAGCCCGTATCGGGCAATTTTCCGGAAAACACCATATTCGTAACCGGCGATGTTATGGATGACAGTTTAATAAACAACATAATCGAAAGGTGGGCACCTTTTGACATCGTGCTCAGCGACATGGCCCCCTTCACGACGGGAAATAAGTATGCCGACAGTGCCAGGTCGGCCCTTTTAGCCGAGCGGGCTATTGAGGTGGCCCGGCTTGCTCTGGGACAGGGCGGCCACATTCTTTTAAAGATCTTCCAGGGAAGCGATTTTCCTGCTATTCTTTCCATACTGAAAAAAGAATTTGCTTCGGTAAAAACCGTTAAGCCGAAGGCTTCCAGGAAGGAGAGCAAGGAAGTTTACATTCTGGGTATGAAGAAAATCATCCGGGAGGTTTGA
- a CDS encoding chemotaxis protein CheD, whose amino-acid sequence MSEAIRPREYFLKKGYIFIPAVPTLIATVVGTGIAVCLWDRKKQRGGMNHFLFPRAKNRSEATPVFGNASILALVKFFREDGSEIKNLEAQIFGGAVPEESSPEAARIARANVHIARTMLGRYGIPIVAEDVGGHKGRKVVFHSHNGDVAVIHADRIRKSDWYPYDEGER is encoded by the coding sequence ATGAGTGAAGCAATACGCCCAAGGGAATACTTTCTGAAAAAAGGGTACATTTTCATTCCGGCCGTTCCAACCCTCATAGCAACGGTGGTTGGTACGGGTATTGCCGTATGCCTGTGGGACAGAAAAAAGCAGCGCGGCGGCATGAACCACTTCCTGTTCCCCCGGGCTAAAAATCGTTCGGAAGCGACCCCTGTGTTCGGTAATGCGTCAATTCTCGCCCTTGTAAAATTTTTCAGAGAAGACGGGTCGGAAATAAAGAACCTGGAGGCTCAAATATTCGGCGGGGCAGTGCCGGAAGAATCGTCTCCGGAGGCGGCACGAATTGCAAGGGCAAATGTTCACATAGCCCGCACAATGCTGGGCCGCTATGGCATACCCATAGTGGCCGAAGATGTAGGAGGACATAAAGGGAGAAAGGTTGTCTTTCACAGTCACAACGGAGATGTTGCCGTAATCCATGCAGATCGCATAAGAAAAAGCGACTGGTATCCTTATGATGAAGGAGAAAGATAA
- a CDS encoding endonuclease III domain-containing protein, with protein MKELSEKNIIEVLERLKEAYGTRPWNWHTQQKPFYVLISTILSQRTRDPQTDAAAQALLRRFPTPHDLAHAPPDEIALIIRGVNYHRTKALRVKEVSRIIAERYGGKVPTDLESLLSLPGVGPKTANCVLLYGFHQAVLPVDTHVHRIANRLGWVNTRRPEETEENLKEVIPKTWIPYVNDLFVKHGQTLCRPKRPLCEECNVRNYCQYWKDREHQKGPEKNL; from the coding sequence ATGAAGGAGTTATCGGAAAAAAACATAATTGAAGTGCTCGAGAGGCTTAAGGAAGCTTACGGAACAAGGCCCTGGAACTGGCATACTCAGCAGAAGCCCTTTTACGTGCTGATCTCAACAATTTTATCCCAGCGCACAAGAGACCCTCAGACCGATGCGGCGGCTCAGGCCTTGTTGAGGCGGTTCCCCACGCCTCATGACCTTGCCCATGCGCCTCCTGATGAAATCGCTCTGATCATCCGTGGAGTGAACTATCACAGAACCAAAGCCCTTCGAGTAAAGGAAGTCAGCAGGATAATTGCAGAGCGTTATGGAGGAAAAGTTCCCACAGATCTTGAATCCCTCCTTTCCCTGCCAGGCGTAGGACCTAAAACGGCAAACTGCGTTCTTCTATACGGATTTCATCAGGCCGTTTTGCCTGTGGATACTCACGTGCACAGGATAGCCAATCGACTGGGCTGGGTTAACACAAGAAGACCGGAGGAGACGGAAGAGAACCTCAAGGAAGTCATCCCGAAAACCTGGATTCCCTATGTGAACGATCTTTTTGTCAAACACGGCCAGACCCTTTGCAGACCGAAGCGGCCGCTCTGCGAGGAGTGCAATGTTCGAAATTATTGTCAATACTGGAAGGACAGGGAACATCAAAAGGGACCGGAAAAAAATTTATAA
- a CDS encoding chemotaxis protein CheX: MEWQELMRDVISETLEKMFFTIVEFEGEEENQPDQQLTTHINLKSEENKEVITIVISLNLSFARQLTADFLGKIADDITETDTEDCMKELANMTGGGMVAKLGGSYKLELPQPGEPSTEGGNAQEEIPLFVLGSPVGKVRLYKETSS; the protein is encoded by the coding sequence ATGGAGTGGCAGGAACTGATGAGGGATGTGATTTCTGAAACTCTGGAGAAAATGTTTTTTACTATCGTGGAATTTGAAGGCGAAGAAGAAAACCAGCCGGACCAGCAATTAACAACCCACATAAACCTGAAATCAGAAGAAAATAAAGAAGTAATCACCATCGTTATTTCTCTCAATTTATCCTTTGCCAGACAGCTAACCGCCGACTTTCTTGGTAAAATTGCCGACGACATTACAGAAACGGATACAGAAGATTGCATGAAAGAGCTCGCAAACATGACGGGAGGCGGTATGGTAGCGAAGCTCGGTGGTTCCTACAAGCTCGAGCTACCTCAACCCGGCGAGCCTTCCACGGAGGGAGGAAACGCTCAAGAGGAAATTCCTTTATTCGTACTTGGTAGTCCGGTAGGAAAAGTGAGACTGTATAAAGAAACTTCATCATGA
- a CDS encoding response regulator, with translation MSYNVLIVDDSRSMRKVIEKTLRISGFDIGEIYEASNGQEALEVLEKNWVDIILSDIHMPVMDGLKFLEELRKKEDYKDIPVVLITTEASEERLGYAMSLGAQGYIRKPFEPNQIREYLSGIMGEPTYGVAGTDEGCDF, from the coding sequence ATGTCGTACAATGTGCTGATAGTTGACGATTCACGATCGATGAGAAAGGTTATAGAAAAAACTCTACGCATTTCCGGATTTGACATAGGTGAAATATACGAAGCCTCGAACGGCCAGGAAGCCCTTGAGGTGCTCGAAAAAAATTGGGTGGATATCATTTTATCGGATATTCACATGCCCGTAATGGACGGCCTTAAATTCCTGGAAGAGTTAAGAAAGAAAGAGGATTACAAAGACATTCCCGTGGTCCTCATAACCACGGAAGCCTCGGAAGAACGGCTTGGATATGCAATGTCGCTGGGGGCACAGGGTTATATAAGAAAGCCCTTTGAGCCGAATCAAATACGAGAATACCTTTCCGGAATAATGGGAGAGCCTACTTATGGAGTGGCAGGAACTGATGAGGGATGTGATTTCTGA
- a CDS encoding response regulator → MPSYKDLTVLIVDDFATMRRIIRNILRDLEFKKILEAEDGTAAVDILKTQKVDLIISDWNMPKMTGLELLKWVRSNEDTKDLPFLMVTAEAQKENVIEAVKAKVSNYIVKPFTAQTLAEKLEKILPKD, encoded by the coding sequence ATGCCGTCCTATAAAGACCTAACGGTTTTAATCGTCGACGATTTTGCCACAATGAGGAGAATAATCAGAAACATATTGAGAGACTTGGAATTCAAGAAAATCCTCGAAGCCGAAGACGGAACGGCTGCTGTGGACATCCTTAAAACTCAAAAGGTTGATCTTATTATATCAGACTGGAACATGCCCAAAATGACCGGGCTGGAACTGCTCAAGTGGGTAAGATCCAATGAGGACACGAAGGATCTGCCCTTTCTTATGGTCACGGCAGAGGCTCAGAAAGAAAACGTCATTGAAGCCGTGAAGGCCAAGGTAAGCAATTACATCGTAAAACCCTTCACGGCACAAACCCTTGCAGAAAAGCTCGAAAAAATTCTGCCGAAGGATTAA
- a CDS encoding CheR family methyltransferase codes for MIQETLKDDLFRKFSALVYETAGIHLHEGKKALLQARLSKRLRATGIKTFKEYYDFITKPENVAEFIHFLDAISTNLTYFFREEQHFRFLESRALPEIVEVKKKEGSRRVRMWSAGCSTGEEPYSIAMCVLEFFEKKTPEIRWDFKLLATDISTRVLQTAIRGLYSKEKVERVPAPLRTKYFKKVQGSNAGEYVYEVAPILKEVTVFRRLNLKDPYPFHGPFEVIFCRNVMIYFDKPTQQELIQRMTSYLSPGGYFMVGHSESLAGLSHGLKYIQPAVYKKLS; via the coding sequence GTGATTCAGGAAACCTTGAAGGATGATCTTTTTCGCAAATTCAGCGCCCTGGTTTACGAAACGGCAGGAATTCACCTTCACGAAGGCAAAAAAGCTCTACTGCAGGCTCGACTTTCCAAGCGTCTTAGGGCAACAGGGATAAAAACCTTCAAGGAATACTACGATTTTATTACAAAACCCGAAAATGTAGCGGAATTTATTCACTTTCTGGATGCTATTTCTACAAACTTAACGTATTTTTTCAGGGAAGAGCAGCACTTCAGGTTTCTTGAAAGCCGGGCTTTGCCCGAAATCGTTGAGGTGAAGAAAAAGGAAGGCAGTCGCCGGGTCAGGATGTGGAGTGCAGGCTGTTCTACGGGAGAAGAGCCTTATTCTATTGCCATGTGTGTACTCGAGTTTTTTGAAAAAAAGACACCGGAAATTAGATGGGATTTCAAGCTTCTGGCGACGGATATATCCACAAGAGTCTTGCAGACCGCCATCCGGGGACTTTACTCCAAAGAGAAGGTAGAGCGAGTTCCTGCTCCGCTGAGGACCAAGTATTTCAAAAAAGTCCAGGGTTCAAATGCCGGCGAATACGTCTACGAGGTGGCTCCGATCTTGAAAGAGGTGACCGTATTCCGTCGTTTAAATCTCAAAGATCCCTATCCCTTTCATGGGCCTTTTGAGGTTATTTTCTGCAGAAATGTTATGATCTACTTCGACAAACCCACTCAACAGGAGCTCATACAGAGAATGACTTCCTATCTGTCCCCCGGCGGATACTTCATGGTCGGTCATTCGGAGAGCCTTGCCGGGCTTTCACACGGATTGAAGTACATTCAGCCGGCCGTGTATAAGAAGTTGAGCTAA
- a CDS encoding chemotaxis protein CheA → MEKKQEILEKLSRGVIASPDDLIGMGECLNLLDELENLELTSSEREIISELRGVLKRLILEDSSNVEKDWQEIKTLINKLSGETPPEKITTGKVEETPSEALSETHTSEQAQEEALSVVTTPVDDPELLKDFLEEAREHLNEIEINMITLEENPEDREVVNAIFRPFHSIKGVAGFLNLKDIHELSHEVENLLDGARSGNYPVTEAIIDIVLQSVDILKEQLALIEEGLKAGEIQISGDPKLHRLLKYIRNFDPTKEAPPVTVPPVGKILAERGAVEEEEVEEAAEEAKKEGKKLGEKLIEKGLVTPKDVAGALREQRKLKDTSSSIRVDTAKLDNLVDMIGELVIAQSMVLQNPEVQKIKSQKFQKDIVQLRRITGELQRISTSLRMIPIKSTFQKMIRLVRDLSRKSGKEVVLKMYGEETEIDRNMVDQIYEPLVHMIRNAIDHGIEPPDERVKTGKPAHGTIILSAEQKSGNIVIDIKDDGRGLDAAKIRKKAIERGLISPDDQLDEEEIFQLIFQPGFSTKETVTDVSGRGVGMDVVKKCVESLRGKIEVNSTPGKGSHFQLKLPLTMAIIDGMIIQVGNERYVVPTISLKESLRPDQKDYCTVQGRGEMINVRGTLMPLIRLYELFDVEPKFRNPWEALLLVVNEDGRNYCLLADEILGRQEVVIKSLGSIAKNVAGISGGAIMGDGKVALILDVKGIVSVYEGKQK, encoded by the coding sequence ATGGAAAAGAAACAGGAAATACTGGAAAAGCTTTCCCGAGGCGTCATAGCCTCCCCCGATGATCTGATAGGTATGGGAGAATGCTTAAATCTCCTGGACGAACTGGAAAACCTGGAGCTAACCTCTTCGGAAAGGGAAATTATTTCGGAACTCCGGGGTGTCCTGAAACGATTGATTCTTGAAGATTCTTCCAACGTCGAAAAGGACTGGCAGGAGATAAAAACTCTTATAAACAAGCTGTCGGGTGAAACGCCCCCCGAAAAGATCACAACCGGTAAAGTGGAAGAAACCCCATCGGAGGCTCTATCGGAAACTCATACATCGGAGCAGGCACAGGAAGAAGCACTGTCGGTGGTTACGACGCCGGTGGACGATCCCGAGCTTCTGAAGGACTTTCTTGAGGAAGCGAGAGAGCACCTGAACGAAATCGAAATAAATATGATCACCCTCGAAGAAAACCCAGAAGATCGTGAAGTTGTAAACGCCATATTCAGGCCCTTCCACAGCATCAAAGGCGTAGCGGGTTTTCTAAACCTGAAGGACATCCACGAACTCAGTCATGAAGTGGAAAATCTTTTAGACGGGGCAAGATCCGGCAACTATCCCGTAACCGAAGCTATCATAGACATTGTTCTGCAATCCGTGGACATACTGAAAGAACAGCTCGCTCTTATCGAAGAAGGTCTTAAAGCGGGGGAAATCCAGATCTCGGGAGACCCAAAGCTACACAGACTCCTGAAATACATTCGAAATTTCGATCCCACAAAAGAAGCTCCGCCTGTAACCGTTCCACCTGTGGGAAAGATTCTGGCTGAAAGGGGCGCCGTTGAAGAGGAAGAGGTGGAGGAAGCGGCAGAGGAAGCCAAAAAGGAAGGTAAAAAATTAGGTGAGAAGCTCATTGAAAAAGGGCTTGTTACCCCCAAAGATGTTGCCGGCGCCCTCAGAGAACAGCGAAAGCTCAAGGATACTTCATCTTCCATAAGGGTGGATACGGCAAAACTGGACAATTTGGTGGACATGATCGGTGAGCTCGTAATAGCTCAGTCCATGGTACTTCAAAATCCGGAAGTGCAGAAAATCAAGAGTCAGAAATTTCAGAAAGACATAGTTCAGCTCAGGAGAATCACGGGAGAGCTCCAGCGGATAAGCACATCCTTGAGGATGATTCCCATAAAGAGCACGTTCCAGAAGATGATCCGGCTGGTAAGGGATCTTTCCCGCAAATCCGGTAAAGAAGTCGTTCTAAAAATGTACGGGGAAGAGACAGAAATCGACCGCAATATGGTCGACCAGATTTACGAGCCTCTGGTTCACATGATCCGAAATGCCATAGATCACGGAATTGAACCACCTGATGAGCGTGTGAAAACGGGCAAACCCGCTCACGGTACGATAATCCTTTCGGCCGAGCAAAAAAGCGGAAATATTGTCATCGACATCAAGGACGACGGCAGAGGACTGGATGCAGCAAAAATAAGAAAGAAGGCCATTGAAAGGGGCCTTATTTCTCCGGATGATCAGCTTGACGAGGAAGAAATCTTCCAGCTAATCTTCCAGCCCGGTTTTTCCACCAAGGAAACCGTCACGGATGTTTCGGGCCGCGGCGTCGGAATGGACGTTGTAAAAAAATGCGTCGAGAGCCTCAGGGGCAAAATAGAAGTTAACAGTACTCCCGGCAAAGGCTCTCACTTCCAGTTAAAACTGCCTCTGACAATGGCAATAATTGACGGTATGATCATACAGGTTGGAAACGAAAGATACGTCGTCCCGACCATATCCCTTAAAGAATCCTTAAGACCCGATCAGAAAGATTACTGCACCGTTCAGGGGCGCGGTGAAATGATTAATGTCCGGGGTACTCTTATGCCCCTCATAAGGCTCTATGAACTCTTCGACGTAGAGCCCAAATTTCGCAACCCCTGGGAAGCACTTCTACTGGTTGTAAACGAAGACGGTCGTAATTACTGCCTTCTTGCCGATGAAATTCTCGGGCGTCAGGAAGTGGTTATAAAAAGCCTGGGCAGCATCGCGAAAAACGTGGCCGGTATTTCCGGTGGTGCCATTATGGGAGACGGAAAAGTTGCGCTGATCTTAGACGTTAAAGGAATCGTGTCCGTGTACGAAGGCAAACAAAAATAG